The proteins below are encoded in one region of Flavobacteriales bacterium:
- a CDS encoding acyl-CoA dehydrogenase family protein: protein MSTDLFQAPDYFQLDELLSDEHKLVRDAARDWVKREVSPIIEDSCQKAEFPNHLIGGLAEIGAFGPYIPVEYGGAGLDQISYGLIMQELERGDSGIRSTASVQSSLVMYPIFKYGNEEQRQRFLPKLASGEMVGCFGLTEPDFGSNPGGMVTNFKDMGDHYLLNGAKLWISNSPFADIAIVWAKNEEGRIKGLIVERGMEGFTTPETHNKWSLRASATGELVFDNVKVPKENLLPNKDGLGAPLGCLDSARYGIAWGTIGAAMDCYDTALRYSKQRIQFGKPIAGFQLQQKKLAEMITEITKAQFITWRLGVLRNEGRATSAQISMCKRNNVDMALKIARDARQMLGGMGITGEYPIMRHMMNLESVVTYEGTHDIHLLITGLDITGENAFV, encoded by the coding sequence ATGTCAACAGATTTATTTCAAGCGCCGGATTATTTTCAGTTAGATGAACTCTTAAGTGACGAACATAAATTAGTTCGTGATGCCGCAAGAGATTGGGTAAAAAGAGAGGTCTCTCCTATTATCGAAGATAGCTGTCAAAAAGCGGAATTCCCTAATCACCTAATTGGTGGTTTAGCAGAAATAGGTGCCTTTGGTCCTTATATTCCTGTAGAATATGGTGGTGCTGGTTTAGATCAAATTTCCTATGGGCTTATAATGCAAGAGTTGGAAAGGGGTGATAGTGGTATTCGCTCTACTGCCTCGGTACAATCTTCATTAGTAATGTATCCTATATTCAAATACGGTAATGAAGAACAGCGTCAACGTTTCCTGCCTAAATTAGCGAGTGGCGAAATGGTCGGTTGTTTTGGTCTTACAGAGCCAGACTTTGGATCTAACCCTGGTGGCATGGTCACTAATTTTAAAGATATGGGTGACCATTACTTGCTTAATGGCGCTAAACTTTGGATTTCTAACTCTCCATTTGCAGACATTGCAATTGTTTGGGCAAAGAATGAAGAGGGTCGTATTAAGGGCTTAATTGTAGAAAGAGGTATGGAAGGGTTTACAACTCCCGAGACACATAACAAGTGGAGCTTGAGAGCATCGGCAACAGGTGAGTTAGTGTTCGATAATGTTAAAGTACCTAAGGAAAACCTATTGCCTAATAAAGACGGTTTAGGTGCGCCTCTTGGATGCTTAGACTCGGCAAGATATGGTATCGCTTGGGGTACAATTGGTGCTGCTATGGATTGCTACGATACTGCTTTAAGATACTCAAAGCAACGTATTCAGTTTGGCAAACCTATTGCAGGCTTCCAACTTCAACAGAAAAAATTAGCTGAAATGATAACTGAGATTACCAAAGCTCAATTTATTACTTGGCGATTAGGAGTCCTTAGAAACGAAGGAAGAGCAACATCAGCACAGATATCTATGTGCAAGAGAAACAATGTGGATATGGCTTTGAAAATAGCTAGAGATGCTAGACAAATGCTTGGTGGCATGGGAATTACTGGCGAATACCCCATTATGCGACACATGATGAATTTAGAGTCAGTAGTGACTTATGAAGGTACTCATGATATTCATTTACTTATTACAGGTTTAGATATTACTGGAGAAAACGCTTTTGTATAA
- a CDS encoding ribonucleoside-diphosphate reductase subunit alpha has translation MFVLKRDGRKEAIKFDKITARIQKLCYGFSELVDPTAVAMKVIEGIYEGVTTSELDNLAAEVSASMTTRHPDYALLASRISVSNLHKDTKKSFSETMKDLYDYVNPKTGKKAPLIADDVIKIIKKNAELLDSTIIYDRDFGYDYFGFKTLERSYLLRLNGKIAERPQHMLMRVAIGIHKEDIQSAIETYELMSQKYFTHATPTLFNAGTPKPQMSSCFLLTMKDDSIDGIYDTLKQCAKISQSAGGIGLSIHNVRATGSYIRGTNGTSNGIVPMLRVFNDTARYVDQGGGKRKGSFAIYLEPWHADVFDFLDLRKNHGKEEMRARDLFFALWTPDLFMQRVKEDGEWTLMCPNECPGLADTYGKDFEKLYKKYEKAGKGRKTIRARELWEKVVESQVETGTPYILYKDACNEKSNQKNLGTIRSSNLCTEIIEYTAPDEVAVCNLASIALPMYINEETNTFDHEKLYNITRVITKNLNKVIDRNYYPVAEAKNSNMRHRPVGLGVQGLADTFIKLRLPFDSDEAKALNEEIFETIYFAALTSSMETAKEEGAYQTYEGSPISQGLFQHNLWGKKDEELSGRWAWGELRNQIKENGVRNSLLLAPMPTASTSQILGNNECFEPYTSNIYTRRVLSGEFVVVNKHLLLDLVKLGLWNDEMKNEIIKANGSIQGIDSIPENIKAIYKTVWEIKMKDIIDMSADRGHFIDQSQSLNLFIDQPNMGKITSMHFYAWEKGLKTGMYYLRTKAATQAIQFTVQKQAKSQLEPVVAGKEEYTAEEAIACSIDNPDDCIACGS, from the coding sequence ATGTTTGTATTAAAAAGAGACGGTCGAAAAGAAGCAATCAAGTTCGACAAAATTACAGCCCGCATACAAAAGCTATGCTACGGCTTTAGTGAATTAGTAGACCCAACCGCAGTAGCGATGAAAGTTATTGAAGGAATTTATGAAGGGGTAACTACTTCTGAACTTGATAATTTAGCAGCTGAGGTGTCGGCATCAATGACTACCCGTCACCCTGACTACGCTTTATTAGCATCTAGGATTTCAGTATCCAACCTTCACAAAGACACTAAGAAATCGTTTTCTGAAACGATGAAGGATTTATATGATTACGTCAATCCTAAGACTGGTAAAAAAGCACCACTTATTGCTGATGATGTAATAAAAATCATCAAGAAAAATGCTGAACTTCTCGATTCTACTATCATCTACGATAGAGACTTTGGATACGACTATTTCGGATTCAAAACATTAGAACGTTCTTACCTACTTCGTCTCAACGGTAAGATCGCAGAGCGTCCGCAACACATGTTAATGCGTGTGGCAATCGGTATTCACAAAGAAGACATACAATCAGCTATCGAAACATACGAGCTGATGTCACAAAAATATTTTACTCACGCTACACCAACATTATTTAACGCTGGTACACCTAAACCACAAATGTCGTCTTGCTTTTTATTGACAATGAAAGACGATAGTATTGACGGTATATATGATACCCTTAAGCAATGCGCTAAGATATCTCAGTCTGCTGGTGGTATTGGTCTTAGCATTCATAATGTAAGGGCTACAGGCTCGTATATAAGAGGAACTAACGGCACTTCTAATGGTATTGTTCCAATGCTTAGAGTGTTCAACGATACAGCGCGTTATGTTGACCAAGGTGGTGGTAAAAGAAAAGGTTCTTTTGCAATCTATCTAGAGCCATGGCATGCTGACGTCTTTGACTTCTTAGACCTTAGAAAAAATCACGGTAAAGAAGAGATGCGTGCCAGAGATTTATTCTTTGCTTTATGGACACCTGACTTATTTATGCAACGTGTAAAAGAAGATGGTGAGTGGACTCTAATGTGTCCTAACGAGTGCCCAGGATTAGCCGACACTTATGGCAAAGATTTTGAAAAACTCTACAAAAAATACGAGAAAGCAGGAAAAGGAAGAAAGACTATCCGTGCTCGTGAGCTTTGGGAAAAAGTGGTAGAATCTCAAGTAGAAACAGGGACACCATACATCTTATACAAAGACGCATGTAACGAAAAATCGAATCAGAAAAATTTAGGTACTATTCGTTCATCTAACTTATGTACAGAAATTATTGAATATACAGCACCCGACGAGGTAGCAGTATGTAATTTGGCTTCTATTGCTTTGCCAATGTATATCAATGAGGAGACGAATACGTTTGATCACGAGAAATTATATAACATTACTCGAGTGATAACCAAAAACCTTAATAAGGTTATCGATAGAAACTATTATCCTGTTGCAGAGGCTAAAAATTCTAATATGCGCCACAGACCAGTAGGTTTGGGAGTGCAAGGATTAGCCGATACGTTCATCAAACTTCGTTTACCATTTGACTCTGACGAGGCCAAAGCTCTGAATGAAGAAATATTTGAAACTATCTATTTTGCAGCTCTTACATCTTCTATGGAAACAGCCAAAGAAGAAGGGGCTTATCAAACCTATGAAGGCTCTCCAATTTCTCAAGGTTTGTTCCAGCACAACTTGTGGGGTAAGAAAGATGAAGAGTTGAGCGGAAGATGGGCTTGGGGTGAACTAAGAAATCAAATAAAAGAAAATGGTGTGCGTAATAGTTTATTACTTGCACCAATGCCAACAGCTTCTACATCTCAAATTTTAGGTAACAACGAATGCTTTGAGCCTTATACTTCAAACATATACACGCGTCGTGTACTTTCGGGAGAGTTTGTGGTCGTTAATAAGCATTTACTTTTAGACCTAGTGAAGTTAGGTTTATGGAATGATGAGATGAAAAATGAAATCATTAAGGCTAATGGTTCTATCCAAGGCATCGATTCTATCCCTGAAAATATCAAAGCGATATACAAAACAGTATGGGAAATTAAGATGAAAGATATTATTGATATGTCTGCCGATAGAGGTCACTTTATTGATCAATCACAATCATTGAACCTGTTTATCGATCAACCTAATATGGGTAAGATAACGTCTATGCACTTCTATGCATGGGAAAAGGGATTAAAGACTGGTATGTATTATTTACGAACTAAGGCTGCCACACAAGCTATTCAGTTTACGGTACAAAAACAAGCTAAGTCACAATTAGAGCCAGTAGTTGCTGGCAAAGAAGAATACACAGCTGAGGAAGCAATAGCATGTTCTATTGACAACCCTGATGATTGTATTGCCTGCGGTTCATAA
- a CDS encoding ribonucleotide-diphosphate reductase subunit beta has translation MSEIKEPILTENPNRFVLFPIEHDDIWQWYKKQEASFWTAEEIDLHQDLVDWESKLSDDEKYFIKHILAFFAASDGIVNENLAENFVNEVQFTEAKFFYGFQIMMENIHSETYSLLIDTYIKDKQERNKLFTAIEHFDAIKKKAEWAIKWIESDSFAERLVAFAAVEGIFFSGSFCSIFWLKKRGLMPGLTFSNELISRDEGLHCDFACHLHNNHLVNKVPKERIKEIIIDALDIEREFITESLPVKLIGMNSDLMTKYLEFVTDRLLVELGCEKIYNSENPFDFMEMISLEGKTNFFEKRVGDYQKAGVLNEGNDPKDTFSFDDDF, from the coding sequence ATGTCAGAAATTAAAGAACCTATACTAACTGAAAACCCCAACCGCTTTGTTTTATTCCCTATAGAACACGATGATATATGGCAATGGTACAAAAAGCAAGAGGCTAGTTTTTGGACAGCAGAGGAGATTGATTTGCACCAAGATTTAGTAGATTGGGAATCTAAACTTAGTGATGATGAGAAATATTTCATCAAGCACATTTTAGCATTTTTTGCAGCAAGCGACGGAATAGTAAATGAAAACTTAGCCGAGAATTTTGTGAATGAAGTTCAGTTCACAGAAGCCAAATTCTTTTACGGATTTCAAATAATGATGGAGAATATCCATTCAGAAACCTACTCTTTATTAATAGACACCTACATTAAGGACAAGCAAGAAAGAAACAAATTGTTTACAGCCATAGAACACTTTGATGCTATTAAAAAGAAAGCAGAGTGGGCTATAAAATGGATAGAAAGCGATTCATTCGCTGAGCGATTGGTCGCATTTGCGGCTGTAGAAGGGATTTTCTTTTCAGGTTCGTTTTGTTCAATATTTTGGTTGAAGAAAAGAGGTCTTATGCCAGGACTAACCTTTTCCAATGAGTTGATAAGTAGAGATGAAGGTCTGCATTGTGATTTTGCATGTCACTTACATAACAATCACTTAGTAAACAAAGTACCCAAAGAACGCATCAAAGAAATTATTATTGATGCATTAGATATAGAAAGAGAATTTATTACGGAATCCTTGCCAGTAAAATTAATTGGTATGAATTCCGATTTAATGACGAAATACCTTGAGTTTGTAACGGATCGTTTGCTCGTTGAGTTGGGTTGCGAAAAGATATATAACTCAGAAAACCCATTTGACTTTATGGAGATGATTTCCTTAGAAGGGAAAACCAATTTCTTTGAAAAAAGAGTGGGCGATTATCAAAAAGCAGGTGTTCTTAATGAAGGGAATGACCCCAAAGACACTTTCTCATTTGATGATGACTTTTAA
- a CDS encoding DUF3109 family protein yields MVQVEDKIISFDVFEKQFVCDLSACKGACCVDGDSGAPLNDDELSVLSNIYYKVKPYMREEGIKAIEQQGIYVVDSDGDNTTALVDNKECAFVSFDKDGTAKCSIEQAYNDGQVDFKKPISCHLFPIRIKEYRDFDAVNYEAIEICKPACSCGEQLQVPVYRFLKEPLVRKYGQDWYEQVCEADNLLKKS; encoded by the coding sequence ATGGTTCAGGTGGAGGATAAAATCATTTCTTTTGATGTATTTGAAAAACAGTTTGTATGTGACCTTTCTGCTTGCAAGGGAGCTTGTTGTGTAGACGGTGATTCGGGCGCTCCACTGAACGATGACGAACTTAGCGTTCTTTCTAATATTTACTACAAGGTTAAGCCCTACATGCGAGAGGAAGGTATAAAAGCCATAGAACAACAAGGCATTTATGTAGTTGATTCTGATGGTGATAATACCACCGCATTGGTTGATAATAAGGAGTGCGCTTTTGTTTCTTTTGACAAAGATGGTACTGCCAAATGCAGTATAGAACAAGCCTATAATGATGGTCAAGTAGATTTTAAAAAGCCCATCTCTTGTCACCTTTTCCCGATAAGGATTAAAGAGTACAGAGACTTTGATGCGGTCAACTACGAAGCTATAGAAATCTGTAAACCCGCTTGTTCTTGTGGAGAACAATTACAAGTGCCAGTCTATAGATTTTTGAAAGAACCACTTGTCAGAAAGTATGGTCAAGATTGGTACGAGCAAGTTTGTGAAGCAGATAATTTGTTGAAAAAGAGCTAA
- a CDS encoding glycine--tRNA ligase has protein sequence MANYEEVFKKVVAHAKEYGFIFQSSELYDGLGAVYDYGPNGVELKNNIRNYWWKSMVNMNDNIVGLDSAIFMHPTTWKASGHIDAFNDPLIDNKDSKKRYRADVLIEEHVAKIEGKIEKEVKKATKRFGDSFDREQFVSTNPRVVGYKEKCTTTMQRFAQAMSEDKLDDIKTLIEELGIVCPVSGTKNWTDVRQFNLMFKTQMGSTTDGATDLYLRPETAQGIFVNFLNVQKTARMKLPFGIAQTGKAFRNEIVARQFIFRMREFEQMEMQFFVRPGEEMKWYEHWKESRMQWHLSLGIDKDHFRFHDHDNLAHYANAACDIEFKFPFGFKELEGIHSRTDFDLKSHQEHSGRKVQYFDPEINESYVPYVVETSIGLDRMFLTILSHSYKEEEVNGENRLVLSIPPMLSPVKAAILPLTKKDGLPEKAKEILKSLQYDFNCQYEEKDSIGKRYRRQDAIGTPYCITVDHQTLEDQTVTLRDRDSMSQERVAISKLHTLLSEKVDLRSFLQ, from the coding sequence ATGGCAAATTATGAAGAAGTGTTTAAGAAAGTAGTTGCTCACGCAAAAGAGTATGGTTTTATTTTTCAGTCGAGTGAATTGTACGATGGCTTGGGTGCCGTTTACGATTACGGTCCAAATGGTGTTGAGCTAAAAAATAATATTCGCAACTACTGGTGGAAGTCCATGGTGAATATGAATGATAATATTGTAGGCTTAGATTCGGCCATATTTATGCACCCCACTACTTGGAAGGCATCTGGTCATATCGACGCTTTTAACGATCCTCTGATCGATAATAAAGATTCTAAAAAACGTTATCGTGCCGATGTACTTATAGAAGAGCATGTAGCCAAAATTGAAGGTAAAATAGAGAAAGAGGTTAAAAAAGCTACCAAACGATTTGGTGATAGTTTTGACCGAGAACAGTTCGTCTCAACAAATCCGAGAGTAGTTGGTTACAAGGAGAAATGTACTACTACAATGCAACGCTTTGCTCAAGCTATGAGCGAGGATAAACTTGACGATATCAAAACACTTATTGAAGAATTAGGTATTGTATGCCCCGTATCTGGAACAAAAAATTGGACCGATGTACGCCAATTTAATTTGATGTTTAAAACACAAATGGGTTCGACTACAGATGGCGCTACTGACCTGTATCTTAGACCAGAAACCGCACAAGGTATTTTTGTTAATTTCTTGAACGTGCAAAAAACAGCACGTATGAAATTGCCTTTTGGAATTGCCCAAACGGGTAAAGCCTTTAGAAATGAAATCGTAGCGCGTCAGTTTATCTTCCGTATGCGTGAGTTTGAACAAATGGAAATGCAGTTTTTTGTTCGCCCGGGTGAAGAGATGAAGTGGTACGAACATTGGAAGGAAAGCCGTATGCAATGGCACCTTAGTCTAGGTATAGATAAAGACCATTTCCGTTTTCACGACCACGACAATTTAGCTCATTATGCTAATGCCGCTTGTGATATAGAGTTTAAGTTTCCGTTTGGATTCAAGGAACTAGAGGGTATACACTCCAGAACAGATTTCGACCTCAAAAGCCACCAAGAACATTCGGGTAGGAAAGTGCAATACTTCGACCCAGAGATTAACGAAAGCTATGTGCCTTATGTAGTAGAGACATCCATAGGGTTAGACAGAATGTTTTTAACCATACTCAGCCATTCCTACAAAGAAGAAGAGGTTAATGGTGAAAACCGTTTGGTACTAAGCATTCCACCTATGCTATCTCCAGTTAAAGCAGCCATACTACCACTAACTAAGAAAGACGGCTTGCCAGAAAAAGCTAAAGAAATTTTAAAATCTTTACAATACGATTTCAATTGTCAGTATGAGGAAAAAGATTCTATTGGTAAGCGCTACAGACGTCAAGATGCTATTGGAACACCTTATTGCATTACGGTAGATCACCAAACGTTGGAAGACCAAACCGTAACGCTTAGAGACAGAGATAGCATGAGTCAAGAGCGAGTTGCTATCAGTAAACTGCATACATTACTTTCTGAAAAAGTTGACTTGAGAAGTTTTTTACAGTAG
- a CDS encoding class I SAM-dependent methyltransferase, with protein sequence MKKTLLKALRVSNSIILADRLRFFYHYFKSSKRRAQFKKRNPSVTLPPAYHIYETFGLGDYNSYYFGSIETSQNVLKHFKKNISTDNIKLLDWGCGTGRVIRHFPTLLDPASSCLGTDYNSTYMNWCKANIPNVNFSENKLKPPTV encoded by the coding sequence ATGAAAAAAACACTTCTTAAAGCCCTAAGGGTTAGCAATAGCATAATTCTTGCCGACCGATTACGGTTTTTTTATCACTATTTTAAAAGCTCAAAACGACGAGCCCAATTCAAAAAAAGAAATCCAAGTGTAACATTGCCTCCTGCGTACCATATTTACGAAACTTTCGGTCTAGGAGATTATAATAGCTATTATTTTGGAAGCATTGAAACCTCACAAAATGTTCTTAAGCATTTTAAGAAAAATATCTCTACAGACAATATTAAACTTTTAGATTGGGGGTGTGGAACAGGTCGGGTAATTCGCCATTTTCCAACTCTATTAGACCCCGCTAGCTCTTGCTTAGGAACAGACTATAATTCAACTTATATGAATTGGTGTAAAGCAAACATTCCCAATGTTAATTTTTCTGAAAATAAACTTAAACCCCCAACAGTTTAG